The Sparus aurata chromosome 12, fSpaAur1.1, whole genome shotgun sequence sequence attttctgccgcactgatcagcagtgtatctgttatctctgctccaTGGatgaacataaaggccacgacacagtctCAGCTTCAGCAGAACGTGCTAAGAAGCAGGGAGAGCTCGGAACGAGTCGACGACagatccagcagagaatccaggacagagagaaagaagtgaaGCTGCTCCAGCAGGGGGTGGAGGCTGTCAATCACTCTGCTGATGAAGCAGTGAAGAACAGCGACAAGATCTTCACTGAGCTGGTCCATCTGATTGAGAAAAGGAGCTCCgatgtgaagcagcagatcAGATCCAAGCAGAAAAGCGAAGTGAGTGGAGtgaaagagcttcaggagaagctgcagcaggagatcactgagctgaggaggaaagacgctgaccTGGAgcatctctcacacacaaatgaTCACATCCAGTTTCTACACAGTTACCCCTCACTGTCTGAAATAAGTGAACCTACAGACTCACCCAGCATCAACATCCACCCTCTGCAGTACTTTGAGGATgcgacagcagctgtgtcagaggtcagagagaaaCTACAGGACATTCTGAGTGACATATGGACCAAGATCTCACTGGCAGTGACATCAGTGGATGTTTTCCTGCCACAAGCAGAGCcaaagagcagagaggagtTCTTAAAGTATTCATGTccaatcacactggatccaaacacagcagagacacagctgttattatctgaagggAACAGGAAAGCAACAGTGATGAGAGAAAAGCAGTTATATCCTCAacatccagacagattcacCCAAAGCCAACAGGTcatgagtagagagagtctgactggacgttgttactgggaggtggagagtAGTACATGTGGATATTCTGTAGCAGTCACATATAAGGATATCAGCAGATCCGGAGTGGAAAGCACATTTGGAAACAATGACAGGTCCTGGGTGTTACAGTGGTCCGGCATCAGTTGTAAATTCTGCCATAACAACATCAGCACTTCCATCTCAGGTCCTCAGTCCTCCAAGAtaggagtgtacctggatcatcatgcaggtattctgtccttctacagcatctctgacaccatgactctcctccacagagtccagaccacctTCACTCAGCCGCTCTATGCTGGACTCACTGTGTATGGTTTTGAATACTCTGTTGAATTGTGTGAGCTCAAGTAGACGGGTTGAAATTCTGTGGCTCTGTACATACATTCAGTGTGGGTTAAATATCAAATGAACAGAACTATCTCTTTGGGTGGATTTTCTCTTGGAATCTGTCAATTTCTATTACTCtttcagcaacaacaacaaaaaatggacacaatgtttgtaTAGTAAGAAACCTGATAATTccagaggagtaaagaaagaGGATTTGATTCATTGGAAACACAAATGTGTGAAGTTTACAGCTATTTTATTTTGAGTGAAGATACAAGGACATAGACTTAAACTATGGTAAGCTGTATCATAAATAATGGATTCCTGGGgttaatttaaaatgaattaatttaacatttcagtATGTTTGAAGGGAAATAACATGAATATTTTACTAGtgataaatgaatacataatcATATAATCACTTTGTGTTTCATATATATGGTGTTACTGTAATCTCTTCCACTGCATGGCCTTTAATGGAGCAGAAACAGTATTTGTCAGTAGTTGATCtcagctgatgtttattttgttgctgtcacTCTGAATGTTTTCAGGAGAAGCAGTACAGATGTATGATTATTATGACTACAGTGATAATCACCTGGACACTGTTTCATTTCCTCCACAGTGCTGACACACTGGTTTAACACACTGATTGTGGATGAAATGAATGGACACTCTGAAGCAGCATTTACTGATGGGATCGAACAATAAAGTGGATTCTTCtctcaaaaacaaaagtatttcTCATGATTTCGTTCCAGAAACTGTCAGTAGCATAACACACCTGAATTTCAGATTGAACTGTCTGAgactgagttgcattgtgggtaatatattTCAGGCTCCAAGGTTTTTCCAGGTTATGAGCCTGGCTTGTTCTCCCTTAAATGTAATTGTGAATAACCTCAGCTCAACATCAAATTATAAATATGGTAAGCTGCTGTTAGAAAATCATCTAATTgcaaaatattattatcattattgtgatTTCTGGAGTTTGCACAGTTCAGTGTATTTGAAGGGAAATAACCTGAACGTTTTACTAGtgataaatgaatatataattatatatcaGTTTTGTGTTTCATATATATGGTGTTTCTGTAACACTTTATTTTCCCTCTGTTCCACTGCATGGCCCTTAATGGAGCAGAAACAGTTTTTGTCAGTAGTTGATCtcagctgatgtttattttgttgctgtcacTCTGAATGTTTTCAGGAGAAGCAGTACAGATGTATGATTATTATGACTAAAGTGATAATCACCTGGACACTGTTTCATTTCCTCCACAGTGCTGACACACTGGTTTAACACACTGATTGTAGATGAAATGAATGGACACTCTGAAGCAGTATTTACTGATGGGATCGATCAATAAAGtggatttttctgttaaaaactAAGACAGTATTTCTCATGATTTCATTCCAGAAACTGTCAGTAGCATAACACACCTGAATTTCAGATTGAACTGCCTGAGACTGAGTTGctcgctcgacggatcgactagtttggtctagctaccggaacacactgatgtcaacaaacaggtaagtagctccttgcacaaacacactgttttaactacttttttattcagtttgagtcatacacgctacagtgctgtgtgctaaggtgtctgctgatgttgcataacttttggtgtgagatgtggagcatgttaagacgcttaaaacacagtgtaaagttctgaccccatgctgttagcgttcaatgctaagtctcctttcacggagctctgtaatggctggaccaaatgtgttcgcgtcttcggtactggcaagtcaagggtagcttgagcaatgaagctgcatgtttaaatcgaccgaagttctcctttaatggcAACTTGTGCGTTtacttttaaagggatattatgtaactttttcacCTTCATATAAGAGTTTtagaatcatgttgatggtacagtgtcttgtaacagagTGAAtagtgtctctgtcacttggttctgCTCTTTGTAGCTTCAGTGAGAGGGcgggatcacagcgttacacatGTTTAGTACAAGATAAGAGTTGGTCCCGCTAAattgccaatttctacataatgttgctttaattcatTTGACAACCTGTCATAATGTGACGCTAATAATATCAAAGTCAAATGTGATAAAAGAATGATGTTAGAACAGTGAAGCCAGAAAGTTTGATTGCAATCTGATCATCTTAAAACAGTGAAACCACTTATTATAACTAAGCAACAGGTCTGTAGAGCCCTGCTCACACCATGGTCTGTATATTCCAGCTGTGTGTCACAGGTCTGTTATGTGATGGTGTTGAACAGACTCCTGCAGAGGACACACCTGTGTACCCTCACTCACAGCTCCTCCAGCAGGCCTTCTCTCTCCTCGTTTCTCTCTGCTCAAGATCCAGTTTAGTAAATGAGAAATGATTCAATATGGCACAGTGAGGTCGCTGTCTGGGTCACAGGCAAAAGgacggaggagagaggagatgaggagatgaggagatgaaaacagtcaggagaggacagagatgaAAATGTCCCTGACTGCCTCCTTCCTGCTTTTTAAAggaatttattttaataaccattaaattattctgtgttttatcatcTGACTGCACTCTCTGCTGATGATGCACTCAACATCAATATGGTGTGCCACAGGTCAAGAATATCACATGATCTGCCAGTGAAATGAAGACATTTTACTCACTGAATGTGTCTTAaacctgtcctcctgtccatGATGTGATAATATAAGTGTTCAAAGCAAGATCACTGACAGCACCaacattgttttcattcttCTCTTTGAGCAGGTCAAGTCACTCTTCATATCACATAAACTTGGTTTATGGAACAGAGCTCTTAAATGACGTCACACAGCTGCTCCAAACAAACCAAAGTGTACTAACAGGTAAGTGGACCGGGTCAGCACATCAGaataaaagtgatttattaTCTGATCAGGGTAATGTTGGGCTGTGGATTGTGAGCAGCATTTCTATTTGAAGAGGAAATGAATCCAGTCTGGTGTCTCAAACTCTCCCTGTTCTAAAGAGGAGCTACACTAACACACAGACTTGCTTGAATGACTCTTCTTCCTGGTGTGTATAAAGCACGGtgactcctccctcctcttcctgcttcaAGTTCAGCCAGTCCCGTTCAGTTAACATGTTTCCTGTTGCCAGTGTCCTTCAcagatctacaagctcacagATGGGTGTAACCCATAAGCCCCATTCAGTACACATCAGTGAGTGAACAGGAAAAGGAAAGCTCAGTCTCTGTTTTGATCACCGCTCGACTGTTGTCTTGTAtgagaaagtgaaagtgtttgacattcagtgtctctgagaggtgaaatggctCAGCGAGGAATTCAGCTGGACCAGGAGAAATTCTTCTGTTCGATCTGtctggatctactgaaggatccagttgctattccctgtggacacagcttcTGTATGAACTGTATTAGAAGCTACTGGGATGAAGAGGATCAGAAGAAAATGTGCAGCTGTCCTCAGTGCAGACAGACCTTCCAACCGAGGCCTGCCCtggtgaaaaacaccatgttagcagatttagtggaggagctgaagaagactggactccaagctgctccagctgatcactgctatgccggacctgaagatgtggcctgtgatttctgcactgggaggaagcTTAAAGCTGTCaagtcctgtctgcagtgtctgGTCTCTTACTGTGAGCAGCACCTCCGGCCTCACTATGAATCTCCTGCCTTtgagaaacacaagctggtcgACCCCTCCAAGAAGCTTCAGCACAACATCTGCTCTGAGcacgatgaggtgatgaagattttctgccgcactgatcagcagtgtatctgttatctctgctccaTGGatgaacataaaggccacgacacagtctCAGCTTCAGCAGAACGCGCTAAGAAGCAGGGAGAGCTCGGAACGAGTCGACAACagatccagcagagaatccaggacagagagaaagaagtgaaGCTGCTCCAGCAGGGGGTGGAGGCTGTCAATCACTCTGCTGATGAAGCAGTGAAGAACAGCGACAAGATCTTCACTGAGCTGGTCCATCTGATTGAGAAAAGGAGCTCCgatgtgaagcagcagatcAGATCCAAGCAGAAAAGTGAAGTGAGTGGAGtgaaagagcttcaggagaagctgcagcaggagatcactgagctgaggaggaaagacgctgaccTGGAgcatctctcacacacaaatgaTCACATCCAGTTTCTACACAGTTACCCCTCACTGTCTCAAATCAGTGAAGCTACAGACTCACCCAGCATCAACATCCACCCTCTGCAGTACTTTGAGGATgcgacagcagctgtgtcagaggtcagagagaaaCTACAGGACATTCTGAGTGACGTATGGACCAAGATCTCACTGGCAGTGACATCAGTGGATGTTTTCCTGCCACAAGCAGAGCcaaagagcagagaggagtTCTTAAAGTATTCATGTccaatcacactggatccaaacacagcacacacacggctgttattatctgaagggAACAGGAAAGCAACAGTGAAGACAAAAATGCAGTTATATCCTCAACATCCAGACAGGTTCACTGAAAAGCAGCAGGTcatgagtagagagagtctgactggacgttgttactgggaggtggagcaTAGTGACGATTCTGTAGGAGTCACATACAAGGATATCAGCAGAACAGGAAAGGAAAGTGAATTTGGAAGAAATGACAGGTCCTGGGTGTTAGAGTGGTACCGCAACAGTTATACATTTCACCATAACAACATCAGCACTTCCATCTCAGGTCTTCTCTCCTCCAGGAtaggagtgtacctggatcatcatgcaggtattctgtccttctacagcgtctctgacaccatgactctcctccacagggTCCAGACCACCTTCACTCAGCCGCTCTATGCTGGACTCACTGTGTATGGTTTTGGAAAtgatgttaaactgtgtgaGCTCAAGTAGAAGGGTTGAAATTCTGTGGCTATGTTCATACATTCAGTGTAGGttaaaaatcaaatgaacagaattaaaacatttttagggTTTTTCTCTTGGAATTACTATTACACTTTAAATAATGATGTGACAATGTAAGTGTACTAAGAAAGAGGATTTGCTTTATTAGAAATGGAAATGTGTTAGAAGTTTGCAGCTATATTATTTGAAGTGAAAATACAAGGACATGgaattaaaatattaatatagtAAGCTATTGTAAGAAATATAATTTTATTATAAACAATGGATTTCTGGAGTAGCTATTGTAAgaatataatttatataaacAATGGATTTCTGGagtttgtcactttttttgtttcatagGGTTAGTTAGAAAGAGTATTTGTCAGTAGTTGATCtcagctgatgtttattttgttgctgtcacTCTGAATGTTTTCAGGAGAAGCAGTACAGATGTATGATTATTATGACTACAGTGATAATCACCTGGACACTGTTTCATTTCCTCCACAGTGCTGACACACTGGTTTAACAGACTGATTGTAGATGAAATGAATGGACACTCTGAAGCAGCATTTACTGATGGGATCGATCAATAAAGTGAATTCTTCtctcaaaaacaaaagtatttcTCATGATTTCGTTCCAGAAACTGTCAGTAGCATAACACACCTGAATTTCAGATTGAACTGTCTGAgactgagttgcattgtgggtaatatatagCAGGCTCCAAGGGGTTTTCAAGTTATGAGCCTGGCTTGTTCTCCCTGCCATTGCCACTAATCAAcattaaatgtatgtgtgtatcagtggtggaatgtaattAAGTACTATACTCAAGTACAAACTGAAGGTAGGCCTACTTGTACTTTACAtgagtgttttcattttatgttaCTTTATTCTTCTGCTCCAGTACTTTTCTAGGGGAAATATTCAAATTGAACCCGGCCCATGTGTTCAGGACTCGGCCCTGATCCAGTGACCCACCGGGGCTCCCATATGTTCTActttctacttctacttcttGATATATCAGCatatttttatttacacaaGTAATATTCTGACTGCTGGACTCCTCTTTGTAGCAGAGTACGTTCACAGTTTTGTTTTAGAACTTTTACTAAGTCAGCTTCTGAAGGATCTTTGACTAAATGGGCGACACAAGAACACTTCCCATCATTTGAACCACACTTGGCTGGAGGACTCTGAATCAGGATGGTACCTGGACTGTGACTGATGATTTAGAAGTCcacaagaacaagaacacaaGTACAGATGAGAATAACGTACTAAAGTCCTGCAGTCGTTACATGTATTTAGTgctaactgtgataaaaagtcaaacttgCCATCAAATCATTTAGTTATCAGTCAGACTGACAAGACAACATCAGATTATTACTGGGACACTTGAAGACAACAGAGCAGGATTCATTTCACTGTGACAGCTGTGAAAAAGGCCTGTAGCTGCCACAGAGGGAAAACTAATCCAAGGGCGACACCTGGTGGTGAAAATATGACACCAAAACAATTTCAACAAAGGTGAACAGTCCCCACTTGTCACTTCTCAGTTTGTACATCCTCACTTCCCTCTCCGTCCCTCCTCGTGTCACAGTCCCTTCCTCATGAGATGTGAGCAGAGGACGCAGGAGAAGatctgaatttgtattaaaCATGAGTCCTGCTGACACATGAGGCTGCAGCATCTGTCCATTGTTCTGTCATAGTCTTCTTCTGGATCTTATAATCTCTGTCAGATGAGCTAAAATAACAGTGTTCACGGTAACTTACATATCTACATTGAAAGGGATATTATGTCACTTTTTAACctgaaaataacagcttcaaaatcatgttaaTGCTACAGTGTCCTGTATTAGGTGTTGTGAAATTTCGGCTCACTTGACCAtccaggagagatgaagaaaccTCAGAGACACTGATGACTTACGTTGAAGTAAACATGATCAGAGTGATGTCATGTCAATCGTGTCGAGTCTCTCCAATGTTCAGATTGTATCTGCAGCTCAGGGCGCATCCCACCCATACATGGTTTTCTGTTTaacaacaaagaagagaaaagttACTGCAGAGCTTCTCACCTCTGATAGATGGAAGGCCATCCTATGAGATTACACAAACAATCGTCTTTGGTTCTGCAGGGGATCTGTTCTGTTCCAGACATATCTTCAGTAGCTTCTAACTGCCTTCCTTATCAGgcttttacatttttctctcacaatagggtgaatggtgtctctgtctcagccactccgccgGCCCCTATcatttgtttctgcactatgtgaCTTCAGTGAGTCACATTGCGCAAGTGCAAGTTTTGAAGACACtacattgttatgatgtgatgagttttgtttgtagtcagcacccaCATCATGTCTGACAGATGTTTACAGACCTGGATCTGCGTTTATGACAGTGGTTTTACACTCAGAACCCGTGGGGGGGCGTCCAGCAGTTAGCTCCTCCAGCAGGCCATCTCTCTCCTCGCTCCTCTCTGCTCAAGATGCAGTTAAGGAATTGAGAAATTTTTCAATATGTTTCGCTGAGGTTGTTTTTTCTGGGTCACAGGCAGAAGGACGGAGCCGATGAGTAGATGAGGACGTACAAAATGGAGAAACGAGAAAA is a genomic window containing:
- the LOC115592149 gene encoding tripartite motif-containing protein 16-like encodes the protein MAQQGVQRDQEKLCCSICLDLLKDPVTIPCGHSYCMNCIRSYWDEEDQKKMCSCPQCRQTLQPRPALVKNTMLADLVEELKKTGLQAAPADHCYAGPEDVACDFCTGRKLKAVKSCLQCLVSYCEQHLRPHYESPAFEKHKLVDPSKKLQHNICSGHDEVMKIFCRTDQQCICYLCSMDEHKGHDTVSASAERAKKQGELGTSRRQIQQRIQDREKEVKLLQQGVEAVNHSADEAVKNSDKIFTELVHLIEKRSSDVKQQIRSKQKSEVSGVKELQEKLQQEITELRRKDADLEHLSHTNDHIQFLHSYPSLSEISEPTDSPSINIHPLQYFEDATAAVSEVREKLQDILSDIWTKISLAVTSVDVFLPQAEPKSREEFLKYSCPITLDPNTAETQLLLSEGNRKATVMREKQLYPQHPDRFTQSQQVMSRESLTGRCYWEVESSTCGYSVAVTYKDISRSGVESTFGNNDRSWVLQWSGISCKFCHNNISTSISGPQSSKIGVYLDHHAGILSFYSISDTMTLLHRVQTTFTQPLYAGLTVYGFEYSVELCELK
- the LOC115592150 gene encoding tripartite motif-containing protein 16-like produces the protein MAQRGIQLDQEKFFCSICLDLLKDPVAIPCGHSFCMNCIRSYWDEEDQKKMCSCPQCRQTFQPRPALVKNTMLADLVEELKKTGLQAAPADHCYAGPEDVACDFCTGRKLKAVKSCLQCLVSYCEQHLRPHYESPAFEKHKLVDPSKKLQHNICSEHDEVMKIFCRTDQQCICYLCSMDEHKGHDTVSASAERAKKQGELGTSRQQIQQRIQDREKEVKLLQQGVEAVNHSADEAVKNSDKIFTELVHLIEKRSSDVKQQIRSKQKSEVSGVKELQEKLQQEITELRRKDADLEHLSHTNDHIQFLHSYPSLSQISEATDSPSINIHPLQYFEDATAAVSEVREKLQDILSDVWTKISLAVTSVDVFLPQAEPKSREEFLKYSCPITLDPNTAHTRLLLSEGNRKATVKTKMQLYPQHPDRFTEKQQVMSRESLTGRCYWEVEHSDDSVGVTYKDISRTGKESEFGRNDRSWVLEWYRNSYTFHHNNISTSISGLLSSRIGVYLDHHAGILSFYSVSDTMTLLHRVQTTFTQPLYAGLTVYGFGNDVKLCELK